From a single Ornithorhynchus anatinus isolate Pmale09 chromosome 4, mOrnAna1.pri.v4, whole genome shotgun sequence genomic region:
- the LOC120638354 gene encoding cilia- and flagella-associated protein 251-like yields MADRDWQVHSQQRFCMCRRGRQLEHLVYIITTQEFQDILRIEEEWEEDPEKEEEEKVEEKKDEERKKVLEEKEEQERKMKCVKETTEEAAVEDEHEEEEVEENEKEKNMKLEKEKMEEEVEEGEKEREKKIKLEKEKLEVEDHVEEWKMEVEEE; encoded by the exons ATGGCGGATCGGGACTGGCAGGTCCACAGCCAGCAGAGATTCTGCATGTGCCGGCGGGGAAGGCA ACTTGAACACCTGGTCTACATCATCACGACCCAGGAATTCCAGGACATTCTCCGCatcgaggaggagtgggaggaggatcccgagaaggaggaggaagagaaggtggaggagaagaaggatgaggagaggaagaaggtgttggaggaaaaagaggagcaggaaaggaagaTGAAATGTGTAAAGGAGACGACGGAGGAAGCGGCGGTGGAGGATgagcacgaggaggaggaggtggaggagaacgagaaggaaaagaatatgaaattggaaaaggagaagatggaggaggaggtggaggagggcgaGAAGGAGCGGGAAAAGAAGATTAAATTGGAAAAGGAGAAGCTGGAAGTGGAAGATCATGTGGAGGAAtggaagatggaggtggaggaggagtga